The following coding sequences lie in one Isoptericola variabilis 225 genomic window:
- a CDS encoding excinuclease ABC subunit UvrA, translating to MTMTTTQGTSTTHPADRHTTIRVRGARENNLRAVDLDIPKRRLTAFTGVSGSGKSSLVFATIAAESRRLIDETYSTFVQGFMPSLPRPDVDTLEGITTAIIVDQERLGANVRSTVGTVTDANAMLRNLFSRIGEPYVGPPTAFSFNVPTARASGVMKTDKAGGATEKKVVREQVYLGGMCPECEGRGTVSDLDLSVIVDESRSLNEGAILVPGYKPDGWMVRGFTESGFLDGDKPVRDFTETERHDFLYREKTKVKALGMNMTYEGLIPKLRASMFSKAPESLQPHVRRFVEQAAVFVPCPACDGTRLNESARSAKIHGKNIADVCRMQITDAAEWVRGIDEPGVAPLRAALLHLFDSFVEIGLGYLSLDRAAGTLSGGEAQRTKMIRHLGSALTDVTYVFDEPTIGLHPHDIERMNKLLLDLRDKGNTVLVVEHKPEAIAIADHVVDLGPGAGTDGGTVCYEGTVEGLRASDTLTGKHLDLRVSLKDSVREATGALEIRGARQNNLVGVDVDVPTGVLTVVTGVAGSGKSSLIHGNLAGRDGVVVVDQSGIKGSRRSNPATYTGLLEPVRKEFAKANGVKPALFSANSEGACPTCKGNGRIYTELGFMETVETPCEDCGGKRFQAAVLEYRLGGLNIAEVLDLSVAQAHAFFREGEAKIPAAHKVLSHLEDVGLGYLTLGQPLNTLSGGERQRLKLAMHMGERGGTYILDEPTTGLHLADVENLLALLDRLVDSGKSVIVIEHHQAVMAHADWIIDLGPGAGHDGGRVVFEGTPADLVAARSTLTGQHLAEYVGV from the coding sequence ATGACCATGACGACGACGCAGGGGACCTCGACGACGCACCCCGCCGACCGGCACACCACGATCCGCGTCCGCGGCGCCCGCGAGAACAACCTCCGGGCCGTGGACCTCGACATCCCCAAGCGCCGCCTCACGGCGTTCACCGGCGTGTCCGGCTCGGGCAAGAGCTCGCTGGTGTTCGCCACGATCGCCGCCGAGTCCCGCCGGCTCATCGACGAGACGTACTCGACGTTCGTCCAGGGCTTCATGCCGTCCCTGCCGCGGCCCGACGTCGACACCCTCGAGGGCATCACGACGGCGATCATCGTCGACCAGGAGCGCCTCGGCGCCAACGTGCGGTCCACGGTCGGCACCGTCACCGACGCGAACGCGATGCTGCGCAACCTGTTCAGCCGCATCGGCGAGCCGTACGTCGGGCCGCCCACGGCGTTCTCGTTCAACGTGCCGACCGCACGGGCCAGCGGCGTCATGAAGACGGACAAGGCCGGCGGGGCCACCGAGAAGAAGGTCGTGCGCGAGCAGGTCTACCTCGGTGGCATGTGCCCCGAGTGCGAGGGGCGCGGCACCGTCTCGGACCTCGACCTGTCCGTCATCGTCGACGAGTCCAGGTCGCTCAACGAGGGCGCGATCCTCGTGCCCGGCTACAAGCCCGACGGCTGGATGGTCCGGGGCTTCACCGAGTCGGGCTTCCTCGACGGCGACAAGCCCGTGCGCGACTTCACCGAGACCGAGCGCCACGACTTCCTGTACCGGGAGAAGACCAAGGTCAAGGCGCTCGGGATGAACATGACCTACGAGGGCCTCATCCCCAAGCTGCGCGCGTCGATGTTCAGCAAGGCCCCCGAGTCCCTGCAGCCCCACGTGCGCCGGTTCGTCGAGCAGGCCGCCGTCTTCGTGCCGTGCCCCGCCTGCGACGGCACGCGCCTCAACGAGTCGGCGCGGTCGGCGAAGATCCACGGCAAGAACATCGCCGACGTGTGCCGCATGCAGATCACCGACGCCGCCGAGTGGGTGCGCGGCATCGACGAGCCCGGTGTCGCACCCCTGCGCGCCGCGCTGCTGCACCTGTTCGACTCCTTCGTCGAGATCGGGCTGGGCTACCTGTCGCTCGACCGCGCCGCCGGCACCCTGTCCGGGGGAGAGGCGCAGCGCACCAAGATGATCCGCCACCTCGGCTCGGCCCTCACGGACGTCACCTACGTGTTCGACGAGCCGACCATCGGTCTGCACCCGCACGACATCGAGCGGATGAACAAGCTCCTGCTCGACCTGCGCGACAAGGGCAACACCGTCCTCGTCGTCGAGCACAAGCCCGAGGCGATCGCCATCGCCGACCACGTCGTCGACCTCGGCCCCGGCGCCGGCACCGACGGCGGCACCGTCTGCTACGAGGGCACGGTCGAGGGCCTGCGCGCCAGCGACACCCTCACCGGCAAGCACCTCGACCTGCGGGTGAGCCTCAAGGACTCCGTGCGCGAGGCCACCGGCGCCCTCGAGATCCGCGGCGCGCGGCAGAACAACCTGGTCGGCGTCGACGTCGACGTCCCGACCGGCGTCCTGACGGTGGTGACCGGCGTGGCCGGGTCCGGCAAGAGCTCGCTGATCCACGGCAACCTCGCCGGGCGCGACGGCGTCGTCGTCGTCGACCAGTCCGGGATCAAGGGCTCCCGGCGCTCCAACCCCGCGACCTACACCGGGCTGCTCGAGCCCGTCCGCAAGGAGTTCGCCAAGGCCAACGGCGTCAAGCCCGCCCTGTTCAGCGCCAACTCCGAGGGCGCCTGCCCCACCTGCAAGGGCAACGGCCGCATCTACACCGAGCTCGGGTTCATGGAGACCGTCGAGACGCCCTGCGAGGACTGCGGCGGCAAGCGGTTCCAGGCCGCCGTCCTCGAGTACCGGCTCGGCGGGCTCAACATCGCCGAGGTGCTCGACCTGTCCGTCGCCCAGGCGCACGCCTTCTTCCGCGAGGGCGAGGCGAAGATCCCCGCCGCCCACAAGGTCCTGTCCCACCTGGAGGACGTCGGGCTCGGCTACCTCACCCTCGGTCAGCCGCTCAACACCCTGTCCGGCGGCGAGCGCCAGCGGCTCAAGCTCGCCATGCACATGGGGGAGCGCGGCGGGACCTACATCCTCGACGAGCCCACCACCGGCCTGCACCTCGCCGACGTCGAGAACCTCCTCGCGCTCCTGGACCGCCTCGTGGACTCGGGCAAGTCGGTCATCGTCATCGAGCACCACCAGGCCGTCATGGCGCACGCCGACTGGATCATCGACCTCGGCCCCGGGGCCGGGCACGACGGCGGTCGCGTCGTCTTCGAGGGCACGCCCGCAGACCTCGTGGCGGCGCGGTCGACGCTGACGGGCCAGCACCTGGCGGAGTACGTGGGCGTCTGA
- a CDS encoding tyrosine-type recombinase/integrase, whose amino-acid sequence MVAPPRLERLTVAEAADRYLASVRVETVRGVLSPATARSYERDVTELVTLLGPGRVLDDVTGDDVDDALVRYQASPDGRYADPSRKGAPGRSTATVNRFRQSVTRFFSHAARHGWVQADPMQWASPPAKVRERLRVERTALSASAAQVLLATVAGGSGSGDSGPAARRPRADQALAPRDRLVVALLLVLGPRVSELARADVADFTREPDETRWRIVGKGGTTRTVALSPPLAAALEDYLTRLRPRLAARRPDDADAQRALLLSWRGRRLDTQAIRGLLARAVDRMPAPYRRPTTPHALRHTTATLLVAEGWDVKVVAELLGHASIATTGVYLDRIEGELAAAIRSHPLAGALAGG is encoded by the coding sequence GTGGTCGCACCGCCGAGGCTCGAACGCCTCACCGTCGCCGAGGCCGCCGACCGCTACCTCGCGTCCGTGCGCGTCGAGACCGTCCGGGGCGTCCTCTCCCCCGCGACCGCGCGCAGCTACGAGCGCGACGTCACCGAGCTCGTCACCCTCCTCGGCCCCGGCCGCGTGCTCGACGACGTCACGGGCGACGACGTCGACGACGCGCTCGTGCGCTACCAGGCCAGCCCGGACGGCCGCTACGCCGACCCCTCCCGCAAGGGCGCGCCCGGCCGCTCCACGGCGACCGTCAACCGGTTCCGCCAGTCGGTGACGCGCTTTTTCTCGCACGCCGCCCGGCACGGCTGGGTCCAGGCCGACCCCATGCAGTGGGCCTCCCCGCCCGCGAAGGTGCGCGAGCGCCTGCGCGTCGAGCGCACGGCCCTGTCCGCCTCGGCCGCGCAGGTCCTCCTGGCCACCGTCGCCGGCGGGTCCGGCAGCGGCGACTCCGGCCCGGCCGCGCGCCGGCCCCGCGCCGACCAGGCGCTCGCGCCGCGCGACCGGCTCGTCGTCGCGCTGCTGCTCGTGCTCGGACCGCGCGTGTCCGAGCTCGCGCGCGCCGACGTCGCCGACTTCACGCGCGAGCCCGACGAGACCCGGTGGCGCATCGTCGGCAAGGGCGGCACCACACGCACCGTCGCCCTGAGCCCGCCGCTCGCCGCCGCGCTCGAGGACTACCTGACGCGGCTGCGCCCCCGGCTCGCCGCGCGCCGGCCCGACGACGCCGACGCCCAGCGCGCCCTGCTGCTGTCCTGGCGCGGCCGACGCCTGGACACGCAGGCCATCCGCGGCCTGCTCGCCCGCGCCGTCGACCGCATGCCGGCCCCCTACCGGCGCCCCACCACGCCGCACGCCCTGCGGCACACCACCGCGACCCTGCTCGTGGCCGAGGGGTGGGACGTCAAGGTCGTCGCCGAGCTGCTCGGGCACGCGTCGATCGCCACGACCGGCGTCTACCTCGACCGCATCGAGGGCGAGCTCGCCGCCGCCATCCGCAGCCACCCGCTCGCCGGGGCGCTCGCCGGCGGGTGA
- a CDS encoding multidrug efflux SMR transporter — MSWIVLVVSGMLEAVWATALDRSEGFTRWGPTVVFGVALVASMAGLGWSLRELPVGTAYAVWVGIGAALTVLYAMATGAEPVSVVRLLLIAGIVGCVIGLKVTH; from the coding sequence ATGTCCTGGATCGTCCTGGTCGTGTCGGGGATGCTGGAGGCCGTGTGGGCCACGGCGCTCGACCGGTCCGAGGGGTTCACGCGCTGGGGGCCGACGGTCGTGTTCGGCGTCGCGCTGGTGGCGAGCATGGCCGGGCTGGGCTGGTCGCTGCGCGAGCTGCCGGTCGGCACGGCGTACGCCGTGTGGGTCGGCATCGGAGCCGCGCTGACCGTCCTGTACGCGATGGCGACGGGCGCCGAGCCGGTGTCCGTGGTCCGGCTGCTGCTCATCGCCGGCATCGTCGGCTGCGTGATCGGGCTCAAGGTCACGCACTGA
- a CDS encoding nitroreductase family deazaflavin-dependent oxidoreductase, whose product MIAVAQQTTSRRAPGTPGALSRWVQHKANARTIRRLRTRGGRQMGMDLLVLHTVGRRSGEPRQTPLAWFDDGDGAWLVVASGGCSRHPDWFANLVARPDDVRVELHGTERVPVTPHVLDDAARAVVWPRIAAAAPHIDKHQRRSARTHPVVRLARR is encoded by the coding sequence GTGATCGCGGTGGCGCAGCAGACGACGTCGCGTCGCGCGCCCGGGACCCCGGGCGCCCTGTCGCGGTGGGTGCAGCACAAGGCCAACGCGCGCACGATCCGCCGGCTGCGGACCAGGGGCGGCCGCCAGATGGGCATGGACCTGCTCGTCCTGCACACCGTCGGACGCCGCAGCGGCGAGCCCCGGCAGACCCCGCTCGCGTGGTTCGACGACGGCGACGGCGCCTGGCTCGTGGTCGCGTCGGGCGGCTGTAGCCGCCACCCCGACTGGTTCGCCAACCTGGTCGCCCGCCCGGACGACGTGCGCGTCGAGCTGCACGGCACCGAGCGGGTGCCGGTGACGCCGCACGTGCTCGACGACGCGGCGCGCGCGGTGGTCTGGCCGCGCATCGCCGCGGCGGCGCCGCACATCGACAAGCACCAGCGCAGGAGCGCGCGCACCCACCCGGTGGTGCGCCTGGCACGCCGCTGA
- a CDS encoding alpha/beta fold hydrolase, which produces MTYVLVPGAGGEAWYWHRVVPLLKSRGDRAVAVDLPAEDPTAGLAAYADAIAAAADGADHVTLVAQSMGGFSAPLVCDRLAVRQLVLVNAMVPRPGETGGEWWQGTGHHEAWVAKARAEGREPVFDGVTDFFHDVPQAVVDEAFARGEPEQSGRPFEDPWPLEAWPDVRTRVLAGADDRFFPVEFQRRVARERLGLECDVLPGGHLLALSRPHELVEYLLRC; this is translated from the coding sequence ATGACGTACGTCCTGGTCCCGGGTGCGGGTGGCGAGGCCTGGTACTGGCACCGCGTGGTGCCGCTGCTGAAGAGCCGCGGTGATCGTGCTGTCGCGGTGGACCTGCCGGCCGAGGACCCGACGGCGGGCCTCGCGGCGTACGCGGACGCGATCGCCGCGGCGGCCGACGGCGCGGACCACGTCACGCTCGTCGCGCAGTCGATGGGCGGCTTCTCCGCGCCGCTGGTGTGCGACCGGCTTGCCGTCCGGCAGCTGGTGCTGGTCAACGCCATGGTGCCGCGGCCCGGCGAGACGGGCGGCGAGTGGTGGCAGGGCACGGGACATCACGAGGCCTGGGTGGCCAAGGCCCGTGCCGAGGGGCGCGAGCCCGTCTTCGACGGGGTGACCGACTTCTTCCACGACGTGCCGCAGGCCGTGGTCGACGAGGCGTTCGCCCGCGGGGAGCCCGAGCAGTCAGGCCGGCCGTTCGAGGACCCGTGGCCGCTGGAGGCGTGGCCCGACGTCCGCACGCGCGTGCTGGCCGGAGCGGACGACCGGTTCTTCCCGGTGGAGTTCCAGCGGCGGGTGGCGCGCGAGCGCCTGGGGCTCGAGTGCGACGTGCTTCCGGGCGGCCATCTCCTTGCGCTGAGCCGGCCTCACGAGCTGGTCGAGTACCTGCTCCGGTGCTGA
- a CDS encoding RidA family protein produces MAPGGPGALEQTRRVLENVRTCLEAAGAGLEDVVKWTILVADETAIQDGLAAFGDVWPQGAEPPAITVAIVSDVGPEGALVEIEAIAAVAES; encoded by the coding sequence GTGGCACCTGGCGGGCCGGGCGCTCTCGAGCAGACCCGCCGCGTGCTCGAGAACGTCCGCACCTGCCTGGAGGCAGCGGGCGCCGGCCTCGAGGACGTCGTGAAGTGGACCATCCTCGTCGCCGACGAGACCGCCATCCAGGACGGCCTGGCCGCCTTCGGCGATGTCTGGCCCCAAGGGGCCGAGCCGCCAGCGATCACCGTCGCCATCGTGTCCGACGTCGGCCCCGAGGGCGCGCTCGTCGAGATCGAGGCGATCGCCGCCGTCGCCGAGTCCTGA